Part of the Mya arenaria isolate MELC-2E11 chromosome 8, ASM2691426v1 genome, TACATAAGATTATAAGCAATTTTCGGTATTACTCACTGATCCCAATCACATGTTCAATAGCCTTGGATATTGATTCAATTTTAGTTTGACTGTTCTTCAAAGAGAACAGTTGATGTAGTGTCATAGCctcagtgttgttgttgttgttgttgtggtcaGCATAGACCTGTTAACACTATAACCTTGTaactcaatatttattcaatacattTGAAGGAATCTTGGTATGTATGATGTGAGTGACAATATGGACATGTACaacaaggaccataactcttgttttattagttgttaaagtgacactcttattcaaaatcaatacatacacatgtataacaaacataaattttgactggtTAACCTttgactacttactaaataatgcattaatggaaaatattaaatactaataacaagattgtaaccatgtatttaaaagcagaaagcgcaaaaatattaaatgattggtgaatgctaaaagatttactgtggtctactatatagtctcataatgtagaaatacctgttttatgctcatttcttttaagttaaactcggtattcttcataagtacaatttattaatcctttttggaatattaaaacaatattataaattttggtaaatcttatttgggattaagagtgcatctttaagttatTCCCCTTTTCAGACTGATTCAACAGTAGAGCATCGGTGTTCACTCAGCAATGGTCTTGTTTAAGTTCAATAAGTTTAAAAGATTTTTAGTTTGAAGAAATGAATATTAAGTTTTACGTGAAGTCACTCCTGTTAGCACGGGTTGTGGGAGAGCAtgatcttgtgttgtgtgggaaaccagagtacccggataaaacccacttgtctggcttggtgagcAATTACCAacctcacatgcgcccaggcagAGAATTGAGCCCGGattgccttggtgagaagcaagaCTTTAAGTGTGCTTACCACTGCGATAACCAGACAATCAATAGATTTTAGTTAATTTGTGAAGTACAGATGAAATGTTCTTAGCATACTTCGTTTCATACAGGACAGCATGTTGCCGATGGGAAGTTACGTGTTTCTGACAGGTCTGGCAGACGGTCGTGTCTTGTACAATAGTCTCAAGGACAGGATCCACCCTATTGGTGCATTAAGGAATGATGTCACATACGCTCACTTTTATGACTATTTTAACTGTCTAGAGGTAACTAGAAAACTATTCATGTTTGTGAATATATTGTTGAAATACTCTTTTGGAGATTTATGGCTATTCCTGTAACACATTTATCCAAAGGGTTGAAGACAATTACTTTCATGGTATTTGGTTGGTGTCTTTTgctaagggctattccagtaaaacatataaccccaggagggaaggcaattattaaaatagtatatgggtgggtgtcttttttcgctaatttggacccaaaagggtaaatttgcttctggaGGGGGGTGGCATGATTTAAAATGGCCTTCCCCCGGgggtaatatgtttaaatggaatagccctaattTGGACCTCAAAaagataaatttgtttttgtaggTGTGGATATAATAATAGTTTCCCCTGTGGAATACCCCTTAGATAGAAATTTATTGATCAAcctgtttctttaaaaaaataacaatgtaagTTAAGACATTGGTTTTTGTAAACATGCTAGATTATGGCATTTAATACTCAAATAGTTTggatttttgttgtttttacctGTTAGAATGAAATGGGAAGTACCTTTAGTAATTATCAAGatataaaaatcaaacaattatttaaacgGACAAGTAAGTCTCATATTATTTCAGATCTCCCCCTGCACCGGGTGGATGAATACCAACCAGACACTCCGCGACCTTACCACTCAGGTAATATTacaaaagaatgtttaaaaaaaaaatggcttaaattttgaattgtcTCTTTTAAAAGCTTGTCTGTTAACAAGGTATTGTGATAGTCTTGGTGCAATTTTAGTCATTGGTATCATCAACATCGTAGTGAAAAACCTTGAACATTGGccttaattgaaaaataattcaagACCATCGAACAAAAGCTATTGTGATTGTCTGCTGATAATAACATACATTATCTTACAAGGGGTATATTTTACAGAGAGCAAATGAATTGAGTGCCGTTCTGGAGAAGATAGCGAACACAAGTGCAGGAAACTACAAGAACTTCAAACTCTGGTACAATGAAAACCCGATCAACAAAGGTAAAAGCCAACCCACTAATCTAGGGCCATATTCAGTATAATTCTTATTCTTATCCTTAATAGACATGTCTGTTGATTCCATTCATTTTATTGGCCAAATAATTTTACAGGCCTATCAAAACACAGATTCTACTCTtcaatttaagttaaatctctgttgtttattgaaaaaagacCCAGATGTGATTTAGTTCTGTCAGATGAAATTAACATCTCAAATAACTATTTCAGTTATTGATGAGTGGACGGCCCAGGGCAAGCAGGCCTGGGAACTCCTTGAGCCTGTGGATGGCTTCCACTCCAATCAGGTACATGATCATTATGATTATAGCTTCTGATGATGATTTTACCATGGTGtgaaaaaaaagcaaacatttcTCAACATTCAGAgtttcttttgatatttattagtttttatatttgctttttaatacaattgtgaaacaaattattaccaTAAACTACTCCACACACTCTTTGGCATGATTTTACACAACTTGTCAAGAGTGTGGTCTAGTGTAGTTAAAAAGATTACCTGGAAGGAGCTCTTTTATAACCTTGTTactcaaagaaataaaatcaaggttttttcATCACAATGGTGTTGTTCTTGATTTCTGCTTACAAACACTCTAACCGTAGTCATAACTATATTAGATATAGTATtgaagatattaaaatgaaatttggttTCTGGCTGCCAgagttgccagagacaataagcacatgtatagcaaggtccataactctggctttgatgatcattgagttatgccccttgttgtCTAATAGAGGCAGACAAGCATTTGTGATCACTCCGCGGTGCTTTTGTCATGCACCATGACCATCAAAAAAACTTGATGGCCCAAAATTGTTgcaaaaatattagttttacttACGGCTGAGGAATGTTTGCATGTACCAGGTACATGTGTAAgagtatttttatcaaataccaTTTTGCCCTGCATGTTTGAATTTTCTGAATCAAAAACTAGTGATGGCGCGATGgtcaaatataatcaaataattgtCAATGGACATCCAACATTGGCAATAATCATAAATGCTCATTGATAACCAATTTTCATccaactttattatttaaaaaccataatatcatgtgtaaaatatcatttgagGAGTTATAACATTTGTGCTATGAATGTTCAAAGATATATTTTCTGCTTGTTGACAGCTGGGTAATGTGCAAGTGGCTCGTGCAATATGGCAGGAGATGGAACAACAATGGCCGGAGGTCCTCGGCAAGGTCAACCCGAATAACGACAAGATAAGGGCCATATTTGGGGACCAGGGTGGATACAGATGATGCGAGAGATACAGGAAGATTACCTCGATATGAATCTGACATGATGCTCAACCTCCCtgatattaatattcataactgttcaACCAATGGAGAGATTTTATAGTCACATGATTACTGTGAATAAACAAAAGCATTTGGACTTGGATTAAATATATTCCATTGTGAAACAAAGTAATAAATTATCGAGGGCGGTCGTAATCCGATTTATTTAAGCATCACATGATTTATGGGAATGCTATTATTTATGGTATTCATCATTATATTATGCAAACAGTTCTTTTGAATGCTTATAAAATTACCTCAATATGGAATTATGGGAATGTGAATACTTGATTAATTAATCGTGCTAATATTccattataatattgataattgcATTGAAGGCTAATATTTGTTGTATTCAACATGTATGTAATTATTATGTACCTGATTTTCACCTTATAACtattaaattttgtactcaCATCGGCATGTACCATTCACAAGTGATGAAACCCGGGTATACAATGCTAGTCAattttttgtgatatatattcaaatacaataatatgTGCAAGATATGTAGTAACCATAGTAACATAACTGTGATTATATGCTGTTGATCTTTATTTGTATCTGTATATTTCTGtataattgcatatatatattaataaaaatttaaatattatcattttgttCCCTCCTTGTGCCATATTTCTCAGCAGACACTGGTTTGTATTCAACCTAAGAAGCTTTGAACAAGACATGCACATTTTCTGAGCATGTTTGTTTTGGTCGATTATCTCAGTTACGGTTCTTTGAATTCACCAAACATAGTTCACTTATAAGAGAGATGATATGACACTGCAAGTTTAGTAAATGTCAATTAGTGTCTGTTTCACTTATAAATGTGATTGTTGAGCATTAATGAACATGTGTGTATATGAAAACTTAACATAATATTAGAGATATTTTTGCCAGAAATGGAAGTTTTTAAAGAACCCTCGAATAGGaaaaattgtatgaaaaaaaaccttttcTTGTTAAGAGAATAAAGAAACAGAATAACAAGCACTggataacattaaaatgaatgacTTAGGGAAATGGCTTGTATCACTGTATTGAAATCCTAGTATCCAttatcaataggggtcatccgTTGGTAGTAAGTATAAGGTTAAATAATAGGCCCAAGTGATTATCAGTTATTGACCTTAACCTTTACTCTCTGAGCAATTGACAATAATGTTCATCTGCACCGAAACggttttcagctcaaggtcacaaCAACCTTGACCATTTGAGCAAAAAAGGGTTCacctgctggtcatgaccaccCTGCCTAACACGTTTGATGTCTCTGGGAACAAGAGTTCTTGTTCCTGATCAGTCACAAATAAATGTATAGACATACATTGAGATTGCTATTTGGAATTGGTTGGGTCATTGATGATAAAGTTACTTAGATGAAACAATTTCTGCTTAATAATTTTAGTTACAATTGATGGATACTGATGAAACCCCCAGAACCTTACCGGGCATGTGATTATGTCTTGCAATTTCTTTTTGATTCGGttttattttttgccaaaatcagaagaaaaaaaaatctgtttgcAATAAATTGAAGCAAGAAAACTTGGTATCCAGCAAATTTATATGAATGTGTAGTTTgggacaataaaataattaagtattcaagtgtttaagttatttgtatttttaagtaGAATCTTCTAATCCAAGGACAAATCCCATCCCTGACTTCATAACTGTATGTAAGGTTAATATTCAAAGCTCTTCATCCTGCATTAAATTATGTACATATCAAAAGCACAGCTTATTCAACTAAGAAGATTTgtcataattttagttttattacaACATTTCCCTAACATAACAAAtcacatataaacaatatacatgtaagtagtttaaaacaatgaattctcattaaaaacatatatacagtatattataaaaacaaactggCAAATTGTAAAGCTATaaaattcatgtacatgttatcTAAGAATAAATGTGAAATTCATCTGTTTCCCTGATTCATTTCTTCTGAAAATGTCAATGAAACTGAATAGAAGTAGTTTTATGTTCATCTGTAATgattatgttaattaatatacaCAGGAAGGCTAATTGTTTCCAGATACCTGGacatcagggctttttctgcccattttggggaaaatacccttgacattttgggaaattttgatTCGGGAAATATGCCTAAATTCGgaattttttaagttaaaagaacaagcttttcagTCTCCAGCAAATGAgaaaatttttaaatattaatttcttttccCTTTTAAAAGACATGAAAAGGGTGAAATGTCaatccttgggtgtaaatatctattgcaataattcatgacagataatattgcatactgatctctgaatgtgatgaaaatcaatgatttctgaattcaattacagtcgaaactcgatggctcgatattctagggaccggccaaagtGCTTCGAGCctctagaatatcgagccaagcgggattgcttacagaatgttattttttcatttgttacataaagtcttatttTCCTTGTTTGTTATTGGTTacgctatctccgcaagagaaggaagagtatttattgggcatAATTCGCACCCTCAATTTCGTAAAATGACTTTAtcgattattagaaaatatcattttatttttttatttataataaaaatacatttatgcggaaacaagcaattgtaaacagtgggtaacatAAACATAGCTgaaaagttatatcaaaatgcatagtaatttagggatggataacaattagagacagaacttaaattgatggcatgtttattcaaactgttaaaccatttaaattcgataataattatagtatcagtcaagcaattttaatccaTTGACACCTTGTGCTAATtgaagccaatcaaacaaatcaaggtgcaagattcttaactgaacccgcgaaaatgacatcgacccaagcaaacaaatcgaaGTGTGAAATACTTGTTTGGGACCACGAAAACGACTttgagcgtggagaaatatcgaccctcaagatatcgagccatccgatcgcaatttatataaacaaagagtaaataaaaatcggtccttttaatttggttcgagccaacgaggatatcgagccatgagatatcgagccaacgagtttcgactgtatctCCAAAACTTtccataacataatttataagaATGTTGAATGAAACAGTACACGTAAAAATACttctatttaaaaaattatatatttttagtcAGAACTATGGGTACTATAGGAAAAGGCCTGGACATACATGATAACCAGAATGTTTTGAGCAAATTGTGAAACCTAAAATGAAAGTGCTGCAGAGCGAATGCAAATCCTAAAGTGATTTTGATTGagaaaggggcataactcagtAATTATTGAAGCCAGAGTTACTGACCCTGCTgtaaatgtgtgtgttttctctggcaacatgtgtatcaggtttcatttgaatatcttggcACTGTTTTTTAGTTATGGCGAAGGATAAGGCTTTTGTATGTGCCACTCTAAACTTCTGTTAATTCCTAAAAACTCAACAAATGGCATttcaatataacaaatacaacGGAATTCACAAAAACCCGCAACAGATTAAAGGTTGCATACAAATGGCAGTCACTTTTGCGTACATGTGAAAcacttgtataaaacaatatctaaACAAATGGACTACACTGTAGTTATTatgtgaaatttaattttatgacATACCACAGACATATAAACTCTgtgtatatatacaaacaaaagtgATGTAATGGACAGTCAACATATTAAATTACTCCAGTTAAACACAATGtctaacattttctgtcaaattcataatgttcaagttcatcACAGCCCAACACAATATGCTCCTTTCTCCCCCTTTCCCTTTTTAAAACTTGGCTAAAACCCTCCATATTGTGAGCATGACAGTTATATTGcagatttcttaaaatattgcgTGCTACAGGTTATTTTGCAACATCTAcaattaagtatttatataaaatgagctatacatgtatacaaattatggcaAACAGAGGAACATTTTCCCTCTTAAAATTGCTTTTTACtgttcttttttaacattttctatatttaataagaaagacaaaaatatgttttgaattaagTGGCAAAAATTTCCAAATGAGTTTTTTCCAAAATATGAGTGCAAACCTCATTCATGTTTCCTCAGGGctattcaattaaacatattacccCCAGGGGAAAGGCACTTTTATATTATGCCaaccccctacagaagcaaatttacattttttgggTCCAATAAAGtgaaaaagacacccacccatatactattcAAATAATTGCATTCCCCActgggggttatatgttttccTAGAATTACCCTCAGTTGGACAAAGGGTATttctaaacaaatatcaaatcaGATTGATTTATCTTGCTACACATGAATGTTGTCATTGGAAACTGTATTCTTATTATCATGTCAATATCTTAAATTTTTATTGAGACAGAGTTATGACAAAAGGTTATAATTTTGCTCGACCCTTCCACtgatatcaacatttttacacaCATGGTCAGGTAAATCTGACATGGGAACCACATGAAAGCTTACAATAAAAGCAGGGTTCTTaataagtttcagttgaaccgtctcaaaaaGTAAAGAAATGGACTAGCTACTACTTATTGGACAAAAATTTGACCCGGCTTAATTGCCAGTCGAATCTAGCCGGCCACCAGAGCTTATTGAGAGTgctttaaacacaaaacattcaaaGAAGGCTATGACAGAGTTTCATCCAGCACACTCATACAGTAATTGGCCAGCCTTGTGAGATCAGTTTCCCGGGCGTGGTTGGATAGCACTTTCTTAATGGTTTCATCCTGACTTTCCTCCGGGAACAGCACTTTCAAGTCCTTCTGTAACTGGTCTGTTTCCCTGTCTGTTCTGAGTTCTCCCCTCACACTTTGTCCATGACTTTTAAACGGGCTTCTTGCCTGACGCTGACTAGCCTCCATAGGCCCGTCAGTTTCTTCTTGGTTATTGTCAACCTGCTGTTGTTGTATCCTCTGTCCCTGATATGGTTGTCTGTAGCCTGGACCGTAGTCCTGACCATAATTATCCCCCTTAGTATAATGTCCTTGACCttgattttgaccttgaccttgctGGTTATAGTTTCCTCTTTGGTTATATTGCTTGTAATTTTGACGTGGCTGATAAAATCCATGGAAATGCCTGAAAATGATGAAAGTAGCACTGTGACAGTATtaaatgtacaatgtatatcaacaTTGCTGAACTGGTGTTATATCAACTGTTTAACATTTCAACCTTTGAGAAGTAAGATATTTGCTGCCAAATGGATTACATCCTATTGTATTATAAACGCTGTaaacaatggcaaaaacaaGATGTATATAACGTCCTTACAGCCGTTAACAGAAGCCACGTATATACATATTACTTTTACAAAATAGGCCTTTCTTACGGGCTGGTGGGCTGAGttctttaaaatacaacaataatgcATGAAAAAGCTGCTGCAAAGTGCTTTCatgaaaataagtattttgcaatattaaaatacagaacatgtttttgaaaaattacCAAGTATTCATGgcaaaaaaatggtcaaacttGTCGGAAggcatttaaacattatgtacatttgaaaacatgccAATGAATTTTGGAGACAAAATTATCTTTCAAGGGTGGGGAGGGGGTATGTGTGTGATATGAAATACgaaaatatgcatgtacatgaAGAAATTTGGATGCATCTTACTACattcttacatttttcaatgaCATGTTCATGATCTGTCtgatatatgtataaaatattagtATTTGTCACTTAATTTCTTTTGTGAAAATTACTAACTTACAATTAGGTTTGCTTCCTTTTaattgtaatcattaaaaacatgtaaatgataacaacaatataaaataccAAAAGTGCTGAATTATAACATTCAGTAAGTTTCTTAAGTTTGCAGCTATGAGCTATTAATTTGTGCTGTTTTCCAACCAAGATCTCATTCATagacatttcaaacaatattccTAGCCAGTtaaatacaaacttaagtcaataTAAGGCGTAATATTATCATAAGTAATAGGTAACCAGTAATTACCTGGGTGTGTCCTGTGTTACAGTAAGGAACTGGTCGAGACAGGGACCATCTCTTCCTAGGGGGTCATTGGGCGGCATAAACCGATCACGCACAAAACTGTACATCAGTAGTCTgcaatgaaatacaaaatgtacacaAACATCCCTATTGTAAAGAATTCATCATGGCATGGCCAAACCCTGCAATGTGTAGGAACTCATCGAAGCTCAACTGACAACAACCGATGGGGACATGGTCTTGGCACTGTCAGTGAAAACTAAGCAGGATCTCACAAGGGTTTAAACAGGATTACAAGCACTCGGCTTCACAATTGTTCCAACATTCATCAAGTCACTCAAAGATAAACATACCAGCCTCATCACAGCCAGCATCTGAAGTCCAGCACAACAAATCAATATCAGAAGAAAGGAGATTGTTTTCCATATTTTCTGGATTTAATTACATTCTAACAAAGCGGCCTGACCCAGCTATGATGGTATGTGTACCTGGTTTCAATGATTGTTTTCCACGTGGCCTTCTCCGTCATGAGGTCCCGGTACTGGTCGTTGGACACGATGATGGCATCCTCCGCCTCAGCAAGCTCTACCACGAACCTAAGAAGATCAATTACTGAGTTGTCTGAGGTTTTGGTACATCGTATTCTTCATGATAATTACCAtataaaaacagaacattggCAATTTATGGCAGCCATCTTGTATGCCATCTTGGATTTCTCAGTTCGCACCTCGCATTGGCAATTTATGCCAACAGCCAACAGTTCTATATGCTACAGACTGTACCAAAATATTTTGGTACACAACATTGCTTGTTCTACTTTTGTGGCCACCTACTCCTTAAATAAGTTATAAgtacatgcattattttaagtttttttctgaTCTGTTCATTGTATGTGTTAAGCCTATTTTCAAGATACATGGTTACATCAGAAATATAAGCAGgattaaaacattcttaattaTGCCCTTCTTAAAGCAGAAATTGGAAATCCTGTTACGGACATACCTGTCATCATAGGCAGCAACCAGTTTTCTTCCAATACGTCGGGACGGGGTGAAGACCATAGTTCCATCCTCTTTCAGTTCCTTCAGAATATGCTGATCCACTATCATATTCTCCGGGCTCGGATGACAGTTACGCCAGTTCGGAACAAACACAGTGATCTTTTGATGACCACGTTGCTTGAAGTAGTCGACACACACCTGGATACCCTTACAGGAAAACTCCTTGCCATTTCCATGCCTATGATGTAACACAGCTTAAGGTTACATGTACATGCGTATGCTACAACATTCTTATGAAGTTTAGCACAAATGATATTATAGTACTATGTAAACAATATCTCAAACTGGTGAACTAAACATTCTTGCTTGTAAGATTGACATTATTAACAGATAAAAAGAATaaccctttattatttttttataaccaCAGACTACTTAACATAAATAAACTGATGATAAATAAAGAGCCTTACGTCATTGCAACATTGGAGCCATCAATGACTATGTATCTGAGTTCTGCTGGTTTCACGACTCCCTGAGGAGCCTCTACCCTTGCCTGACCCACAACATTGACAGGGTTCACGACCTGCATGGGTTTCTGGTACTGTCTTTGCCCTTTACCTGGAGACCCAAACTGAGCCCGACCAGGTGAACCATATCTCTTATTCCCCTGAGCTACTTCCGAATAGCTGTTGCCCCTCTGGGTTGGTTTATTGGGTGTGTTTTGTGAACTGTGCCATCCCTGAGGGTTTTGACCTCGACCTTTTCCATATTGCAGAGACATTTGCTGTTCCTGCTGTTGGTTACCAGCTGACTGAGATCTATTTTTCCTGTTATTTGGCGTTCTGAATTCATCCAGTTCAGAGGCATTATTTTCACCAGTTATTTTCCCACTGTCATCATCAGACCATATTCTTAGCCTACACGTCTGCTCCATGTCATTTGAGAATGTACTATTCTCACATACAGCCATTGGGGCACATTCCCCTGAACTACTCTGCTGTTTGTTCTTTTTCTGCTTCCCTCTCCTCTTCTTTTTACCTTTACTTTCTATTTGATTTTCTGCCTGTCCTTGCTTCTCAAAATTTAGTTTTAAGAGCTTCTGTCTTTCTGCATTTCTCCTTTTTAACTCTTCAATGTCACAAGTATCATCTTCTTGAAAGAAATCCATCATCAGTCTTTCCTTGTAAGTTTCTGGTAATGTTGTCTGCTCACTCTTACTGCTGTCAGCTGCTGATGCACCTTTGACAGTGTTGGAAACCTCTTCTGTACTTTTTTCCTTGGTAAAATACTCAATGGTTTCACCTTCAATGATCACGTCATCACCACTAGTGTCAAGTTCATGGTTTGTATTATCAGCAACTGTTGAATCATTCCCTGTCTGCTGCTTTACAATATTCAACAAATCAAAAAAATCTGatggtcttgttttttcatCGATCATATTCAAAGCATGGTTAACATCTTGATCATTAAAACCTAAATTAAGTCCAAAAGATCTCAAATATTCTTGCTGTTCATTTAATGCCTGGTCAGCTTTTGCTGTGTCTGGGGTTTCAGACTTTTGTGACTTGGACAAACTAGTAGAACCTAGTTTTCGACTTATCTCAAGCACATCAGTAGTTGGTTTAATGTCTGGGGTTTCAGACTTTTGTGACTTGGACAAACTAGTAGAACCTAGTTTTCGACTTATCTCAAGCACATCAGTAGTTGGTTTAATGTCATACTCATCACATGTTTTAAAGCTTTCGGAGCTATCAGGTTCATCATCATAAATTTTCACTTGAAATGTCTGTGAGAAATCTTTGCCACCATCTTTACCATCAGAAAAcaagtcatcatcatcaatgtCATTATCTTCATCTTCCAGGCAATTAACCAGCACTCTCTGGACTGCAGCACTTGTCTCTTTGTAATCATCTACGCTGCAAATACCATCACTGTGGTTTGACAAAGCCCTCTGGAGTTGGTCTGACAATCTCTTCTTAGTGTTACCTTTCAAAGGTGATATTTCAATAACACCACCATCAGTTTGTTCATCTGTCACTTCTCCACTTCTTTCTTTCACAGCGGAGCCGGCCAACTCTTCAATTTCTGATAATGCTAAGGTTACTGCAAGTTCAGTTCCTGATATTTCAAACTCAGCAATTTTCTCTAAAGGTCtgataaatgcatttgttttagcTTCAATATATTCCAGCGTCTGTGGATCTGTGAGTTCTTTCAGAGCAGACTGAGGGAACTCCACAACTTTCCTTTCACCTGGATTGCAAATTGCCTGGATgtaattctgaaatgaaaacaaggaataaaaaaacaaacaacataatgaATGGTATTGTACAATGTTGGCATGACCAGGATATATATTACATTAACCTATAATACCTGTAccatgtataataaaattatatcaaaatggATTAAACAAAAGCACCGCTTATAATGTCTCTGtcaaaaactttcaaaacactGTTCCATTAGAAAATTaaaatctttcaaatttaatacttttaaactaaTGAATATTAGAGTTTGCTGCAGCCtcatgatatgatatgatatataattagTAAAGAAAATGGCAAAATGATGCTTTCATATGTTTAATCACTTTTTAGCATTTCACCCACATGCAATAGATTGTTGAGAGAATAGTGTCATTTAGGGATAATTTGAACAGTTACGTTTCCCTGTAAAGCCACATCTCATTACAGTATCTAAAcgactagtctaaaataatagacgtgttgtacgggattcttccaatccctaacgtctaaacgggaatgtgcaaaaaacgggggtgttttaaaaatattgaaattgttttaagtgaagtattttatggttgaaattgatcataaagagttacattcatattttaccatgtaagtgaaatgttattttgcactaaacaagcatttaatgcattaaaacaagttgtttacctttccaataaaacgaaagttgactgacacagacaacaattatgcgaaggggaacaactcgatacaatcgtaataactcggcctcctccgacaaaacttcgagatagacctcgtt contains:
- the LOC128242747 gene encoding NEDD4-binding protein 1-like, which gives rise to MSSNTAKFVPKFKRKKAKRDKDEFFVNNKNDISIVKKYKDKIERMYPVQIQLDAKCEGGQWILVFGEHVDKRNAKNYIQAICNPGERKVVEFPQSALKELTDPQTLEYIEAKTNAFIRPLEKIAEFEISGTELAVTLALSEIEELAGSAVKERSGEVTDEQTDGGVIEISPLKGNTKKRLSDQLQRALSNHSDGICSVDDYKETSAAVQRVLVNCLEDEDNDIDDDDLFSDGKDGGKDFSQTFQVKIYDDEPDSSESFKTCDEYDIKPTTDVLEISRKLGSTSLSKSQKSETPDIKPTTDVLEISRKLGSTSLSKSQKSETPDTAKADQALNEQQEYLRSFGLNLGFNDQDVNHALNMIDEKTRPSDFFDLLNIVKQQTGNDSTVADNTNHELDTSGDDVIIEGETIEYFTKEKSTEEVSNTVKGASAADSSKSEQTTLPETYKERLMMDFFQEDDTCDIEELKRRNAERQKLLKLNFEKQGQAENQIESKGKKKRRGKQKKNKQQSSSGECAPMAVCENSTFSNDMEQTCRLRIWSDDDSGKITGENNASELDEFRTPNNRKNRSQSAGNQQQEQQMSLQYGKGRGQNPQGWHSSQNTPNKPTQRGNSYSEVAQGNKRYGSPGRAQFGSPGKGQRQYQKPMQVVNPVNVVGQARVEAPQGVVKPAELRYIVIDGSNVAMTHGNGKEFSCKGIQVCVDYFKQRGHQKITVFVPNWRNCHPSPENMIVDQHILKELKEDGTMVFTPSRRIGRKLVAAYDDRFVVELAEAEDAIIVSNDQYRDLMTEKATWKTIIETRLLMYSFVRDRFMPPNDPLGRDGPCLDQFLTVTQDTPRHFHGFYQPRQNYKQYNQRGNYNQQGQGQNQGQGHYTKGDNYGQDYGPGYRQPYQGQRIQQQQVDNNQEETDGPMEASQRQARSPFKSHGQSVRGELRTDRETDQLQKDLKVLFPEESQDETIKKVLSNHARETDLTRLANYCMSVLDETLS